CTTTTGGGAGACAGGCGTCTCCTCTCATTGTCGGCACAAACAGCCCCAAACAATTGCACTGACCACACAGCTCTAAGCCATGTTCCAGGGCACTGCCGTCTGTTCAGGAGTGAATGCTGGGGAAATGAACCACGCTGCTAATTTGCTTGATTGGGGGCAAAAATAAGATCTCAAGTGACAGTGGgtgtgatttatttttccaacaagAATAGGGGCAAAGCCATttcatcccacccccgccccgccccaacTGCTACCATAAATGAAAGCAATCACCTAATTAGTCCTGAATTACTAACTGGCAGGGTAAAGATCTGCTGGAATTCAAGCTGAAGTGGGGAGTCTGGAGAAAGGGATGTGATttctgcaggggaggaggggaggggtagggcagggtgggagggtcgggaggggaggggaaggcctgAAGCCCATTGTGAGGTCCTGCGCCCCTGTGGTCTGGGGGCCGTGCTGGCCCTGACCCTGGGAGGAAAAGAGGCTCAGTGATGTCTTCAGGCCGTTCATTTTGTGCAGGAGAATGACTTtataaactgaaggaaaaagaacCTGTTGGAGAAAACCTATCCGAGAGTTTCTCTGAAAATGCTACAGATGGAGATGAACTGGCTTGGGAAGGAGAGCACAGCCCTGTGGCGCCTGGCCACCCCGCTGCTGGTGGACCCCCCAGGAAGGTTCTGTCACGGAAACGACAGGCAGATCTGAAACCAAGTTGGGCTTTACGTCATTAAGAAATCCCCCAAAGGAATGGAATAAAGGACTCCTTTCACACTTTGGGTTTTGCATGTGTCCTGAGGAAGCGCCTCTTCCCCAGCTGAGACAGCGCGCTGTCCCCGCGCTGTCCCCAGTGAGCGGCCCTCGTCCTGCGGGGAAAGCAAAACAGCAGCGGGGTGGGTGCGCGCCCAGAGCTGCCCCTCTCGCCATTGATTTGTTCAGGGGTGACTTCTTGCGTTCTAGTTAGATGTGACTTAAATCGAAGTGCTTTCCTAAGGCGATTTATCACAACTGTGAACGGTCAGTTTGCACAGCTGCTGCTCTTTTAGGGAAACGCACAGACTCGGGAGGCGGAGGGGCCGGCGCGGGCTCCCCTCTTTCCCACGGACCGGCCCGCGTGCCCCTCCCCACCAGAAATATGTGCGCCGCGTCCTCAGAGGCCGCCGCTTCTGTGCTCTGGCTCCTCTGCTGTTTCTGGCTGCTGAAcagccatctcctctctcctgggaggggcagctggTTTCCTTTTGGGGCGCTCCCCTTCTCCCCGTCTCAGCTCCTGCAGCGGAGACGAGgctgcccctctctccctgcacgCTGTGGGCTGGGTGTGCAACCCGGCTCGGGCCACAGTCCCCCACCGTCCCCGCCGACCCCGCTCGGCGCCCACCACAGCCGGCAAAGCCCACACGGGGCGCCCAGTTAAAGCTGAACCGCAGATGAAAACCACGACTTTTTAGGGTGTCTTCAACATTGCATGCAACATACTTCTactaaaaaaattactgtttatctgaagttcagcTTTAACGAGgcgggcatcctgtattttgtcTGGCAGCCTTCTTGgttctaaagaaaatgtttgtccAGAGCAGGTCAAATTGGAAGCAGCCTAGGACTTTTAACTggagctttggggaaaaaatacttaaaaggtaTCTGTTGGGACTGCTAGGCTGGTAGGATTCATGCTTGCAACCGCTGGGAGCCAGCTTTGCTATCATGTGGGGAGAGCTGCTTGAACTAGAAGCCAACACCACAGAGAGCAGACCTGTTTCATTTGAACAGGTGGATCCAGCTGTTCTTGAAGCTGGCCTGGTGGGTGGTAGAGGTCAGGGTGTTGATGGCCAGGAGGGATAATAATTTCCTAACCCTCAAATCTGGGAAGTGAAAACAGCAGGGCTGAATGTGCCCACGGGGCATGGCGTCTGTTCAACTGGAAGAGTGGTGAATGGCTATTGGGTGACCAAAACAGTCGGTCTACTATATTCTTACTTTGTTTGCTAATTGTTTTGCTGCATGTAAACTCTCTGTTGCATTAGCTCTTGTTCATGACATCATGTCTGGAGACAGGGTCTGAtagacttacatgtggaattggaGACTTCAATTTCAAATCTGCCTCTGCCTGGTTGAGTGGCTTTAGGGTCCTCGTAACCTCTACAAAGTTGAGTTTCTGGGTCTGAAACCTAAGGACAGAGGTGATCGTAATCCAtttggactgctataacaaaataccagagcctgggtagcttatgaacaacagaaatttatttctcatagttctggaggttggaagtctaagatcagggtgcgAGCAGATTCACAGTCCGGTGAGTATCCTCTTCCTGGGTCACAGTTGGCGTGTTTTCTCTGTAACCTCCCATGGCAGAAAGGTCGAGGGACCTCTGCGGGGtctcttttatgagggcactaattttgttcatgagggctctaccctcatgatcttatcacctcccaaatgccacacctcctgataccatcactttgggggttaggatttcaacatatgaattttgggggaggcAAATGTTAAATCTATAGCAGAGGTACTTTCCCcataggatgggggagagggaaagtatgTAAGCACCTGTCATAGGGCCTGGTGTGGAGCAGGTGCCCCATAcagatgttattacaaaatattgagtatagttccctgtgccatagaggAGATCCTTCTATCTATTCTATGCCTTCTTTGAATGACCGTAGCACTtgttgtatcatttttatgtctgttgttgctttgtgactgaaaacgaaaaatttctatttgtccatgtcctggcccttacataaaaatgtgttcatttatctatttcatatttattgactgcATCTTAGACACCGTGTTAACTGCTGGTTCTAGATGTTAGTAAAATATAGACCTTCCTGCTCAAAGGGTCACAGTAtttgtgggaaaacaaaaaaatgaacaacctatgTCTCTAAGAGCTTTGTACTTCCCAAAGAGAACACACCTCGTAGGTACAATAAATACATGTatcatatgtaaatgtataaatagttaaTGGGATTATACACCTGAGATAACTGCTTTTCGATTCTGACGaaatgatgattatatttcaCCAGGAGCTCAATACCACTCTGAGAATGAGGGCTTAACCCCCGACTTGACTCACTGCATCGCtttcctatataaaaatacacaagtcTGTACATACGCTCTAGAAAAAGACTTATCTGGCATGAATTTCAGATAGCAAGAAGAAAACTgcaagaggttcagagaagcatccAGAAGCTCAGATGATTGTCTGGCACTAATACAATGTGCCTGACAGGAAAATAGAGCTGTAAATCTCACAAAATTAGATgatcttttaagaatttcaaaacctcCTGCTATTAATTGGAAATCCTAGAAGaatagcttcttttaaaatgtactgataatatgctttacagcttaatattcagaagcctatgttttggctaagtgagcttcaggaaggaaggaaatgtgcGGTTTACCTCCACTTACTTTGGAACCGCTGGTTCCAAACATCTACTTCTATGCACAGTcatcttatcatctgtaaaatggaggcaactcTAAGACAACAGAGTTACAGAGAtgttgcacagctccatgtgtcattgtcttcatttgtttcagaataCCAATAACATCTAAGCGACTACTGAAAGAGTGCTATATTATTTCGGGTCATCTAGTGCAGCTCTGTCAAAGTAAAGTAAAGGGACctagaatgactataattttcccaagaggacacaattattttatggtaaatctgggacaagaaccctgatctcttggatcccattccattgttctttcattgggttctgaacaacccagagaaataaaactccTGTGTGCTGTGTCACTGGTACAGGACATGGCAAGATTGGAATTGGAGCACTACATATTAAGAGGtatctgagaaattcttcaaactaattgagatatataccaggtacatagaaaacagtatgttttATGAAGATGATTCTGTGCAATGAACAGAACTGGTAACACACACTGGAAGGTGAATTCTCATTTTCTGGCACCTTGAAAACTCCACCTCAACATACAcgtgaaaataaacatttgaactgggtcatatttaattctgcatgctcttgtaagtcagcaaaatattccatatatcatttaagttgtcactcactttttaacttgactttcaatttctaaaagtctttccaaacataaaacagaggtggGAAAATGGTATATGGGAAGCTGCAGGATGAAATAAGCTTATTTCATTAGGCATAAGGATGAATATCCAAACAACTTCTTCATGGCTGAAAGTGTCCAAATCTACTGTCTTCGTTTTGTAGTCAAGGCTTCCGGAAAAATATGCTAATGGATTCCTTATTACCCAAATGCCCCATATCAGTTTCAGTAGGTATCATTATATCttatggaaatttttctcagTGACAGTGAAAGACATCCTGGCTGAACATCCCCCTGCCCATGACACAGAGATGATGGTCTCAAGCTATCTTGAAGGCATTGGAGCCCACACTATCCGTTACTAATATTAATGGAGGATAAAACTTCATATTCTGTTTGCTCTATATTTGTTCAatcacttcttcccttcattaAACTGGATGGCCCATAATTGAGTCTGTAGTGTGTCTATCATTGGAAACTGAACAaagttttgttggttttattaatgTCATACGTTCCTAGGGAGGGTCTATTCAATAACTAAGTCTAGTTtcacagttacaaataaattatgatgtaactttgaataaattaagCTCATCATAAAGGAAGGATACTGAGAGTTGCTACTACCCCTTCCTTGAGGGACTCTCGTAAAGCGCTAAGTAAAGTAACAgaggtgtatatgtatgcatatattttcaatgatatttgtACAGACTTAAAAAGAACTCTACAGAATGCATTATAAAAACCTTAATGCTGTGTGTCCCTAGTTCCCAGCTCTCTCATTAGAACTACTTAAATGAACACAATCTTATCTGTTAGGATAGCTATCAGAGTACTCCAAATACTACTTCTTGCAGTACGCTGTCCCAACCGTTTGCCATCCTCTTCCCATTAGTCCTCAAGTCAGAAGCCCCGAagatctgttcattaatttatgaacACATTTCTTCATCCAGCCAAGAAAATTGATTGATCCCTTACCAAATTTCAGGCACCATTCTTCAGTATGATGTATAGGCATGTTcaggaaacacagcagtgattaACACAGATGAATACAGTCTCTCTTGAGCTGAGGGGggagacaaaagtaaataagcaaatataaaatcataagtatagggcttccctggtggcgcagtggttgaaagtccccctgccgatgcaggggacacgggttcgtgccccagtccgggaagatgccacatgccgcggagcggctgggcccgtgagccatggccgctgagcctgtgtgtccggagcctgtgctccgcattgggagaggccacaacagtgagaggcccgcgtaccgccaaaaaaaaaaagctgtgaaaacaaaacctatggatggagaCCTCCATGAAAGATGGAAGAGTATAATAATGGTCAGAGTACATTActgtggcagaagcagcagcccttaaggaggacaactttataaattacaaattggatttaaatagacagggaattgaaagtggagacattattttctgcagaagatgatggacaggggagaacaaagaaaataaaactgaaattgttAGCAAAATACAATGCTAAACATATAAGttaggactgagtccttaactttcatttttattaatgactGGGTGAGTATAGATTACTGACTACACAGAACCAAGCCTggaaacacattttatatttatgatcttTGTGCCTAAAACTAGATTCTCCTGCAATTTAATATGACACTAGGACAATGACTGGCCAAGTTTTAGATTAATCACTCTTACACAaagatttttcattcatataatctCAAACAAATACTGCGTCACCAATTAAGTTCCAGATCCTGTGCACTCTGGCTGAAGATATAAATATCTTGCAAGCCCAGCatcactttcctctttctctggtaACAAATCACACTTTCTATTATGACAATGGCCCCAGTTATCGGCCCAGGAATAAACACTTGACTCAGGAAGAGCCAATTAAAGCCCTCCTTTAGAGTTGATCGAGAGCTTTAAGGTTGGAGTATTTCAATCTTatgaaatttttgtaaaacaaaattatttcaaaatctactAATTATTCTTTAAGTTCTAGAAACTGCATTCTGCGACTAAGAGGACAATTTATTTGCCGTCGTTTCTGCTCTGCCCactttatgtttctgttattgtGAGATAAAGGCAGTGGGGAATGGCAAACCAATtctgattcattcaacacatgagtGCTTCTTAGGTACAAAACACCATTCTGAACATTGTCCgaggtaaaaagataaataatacctAGCCCCTTATAATACCTAGCCCCTTACCCTCAAGGATCTTCCAGCTtagcaagggaaataaaacatgcacacagatgactgcaacaaaaagaagataatgattGCTGCCAGATGTTTGGGGAAAATGAGTAGAgcaaagagagaacacagaataAGGCAACATTCAACAGTCAGCCAAGAACTATTTGTTGAGCACTTGCAAGCTATGACctggaaatggaagaggagaacaTAGATCTTCACATGGGCAGGTGAAAAATCAAGTGTTATTACTTGTAACAcagctcttcaaatatattttttggcaCCAAGTGCCTACTAAATagccttaaattaaaaactaaataaggatACAGTCTCTATCAAATATAGTCTCAGGTACTGATGCCTAAATACTAGGATCACAGTATTTGTGTTCCCAAGGATGCCTTTCTATTGCTttgcttctttccccctttccaaatTAGCTAATGCTGCCTTACCAGGATATCTATTTCACTTGTTCCAGCCTTTTTGATCCAATGTATTGAATAGCAGAATAGGTGAGTTACAAGAGGATATTttgacttcaaacaacagaaataaaatactctATAATTGAAAAAAAGAGGCAATCTTTCAGGCACATGTGGATCCAGGAGTTCACATGTTCTAACcaggtccctttctctcttccccaccccttcttctctctgccttttctcctctctggtatTTCTCATTATGGGATTCAAATATTTCCCTGTTTATGTGGGAGCTTCTGGCACAGCTGCGGGCTTATACGCTCGCAGCTCCAGGGCTGGCTGGAAGGGGCGGGCGCATCACAGCATAAGGTTGCACAAGGTGTGCACTTATATAGCAGGGCATCACATCTATGAGTGATGGATGATCACATTGTATACAGGGGTAGCTTCGCATAGTTTTTACATCACTTTTCTTGAAGATGGCAGTAAAATGGTAtgtttttacaaaatcaaatagTGTAACATTGTCCAAAAGatatacataaagcatttagaggaaggaggctcctttttcttttaactccggCACGGATTGTCTATTGGACAGTGGTAACCCTATGTCATCAACCTCGTCACCCCAGCAGAAGTCCAGGGATTAGCCCTGCATAACTCTTGTTAGCCTCTATTCCCTTCCTTGAACACTGTAGccagaaggtttttttcctcctcaaacctTAAGTATTGAAACCTGGAGGAGGGGcatgtctgaaaagaaaatgatggactGGACTCTCCCTAGAAGGAAGATAAATGGGTGgtcaacaagaaaaaatataaaatcctctgtaccaggaaatgtttgaagtGTTGTTTGGGTATCAAAAAACGGGTGCCCTACACATAAAGCAACAAAGGATATTGGTCTAAAAAGAACACCATGGCCAAAGGTGCATGACCTATTTCAACAGAGGatttgaaagttaaaagttaacctgtaaaacattcaattcaatttcatcattttacagatgggcaaagtaAAACTCAGGCACAGGAACAGAAGTGCCAAGGTCAGACAGGTGGTTGGTGGAAGAGACAACCAACTTCCCAACTTCTGACtttttaggtgtgtgtgtgtgtgctgttttgtTTATGTGcaaggacatttttctttagtACACTAACATTACAACAGAAAGTATAGccttgttttggttttctctgcGCCCTCAATTCTGTATAAGACAGTTTCGCTGCACTCCAACAGAAAGGCTCAGCAAGAGTAGAGACCACCATAAGCAGTACACGTGGGCACCAAGGGCAGATACATTGCCCTTCCTTGTGTAGGAACTAGGGCCACTTGTTGCTTTAATGGGCCAAGTTTGGGCTGGACCTGCAGGAGGGGACACCTTTGAAAAACAGCTTCCTAACTGCACTACAACCTGCTCTGGCATCCTGATTCCACTCCCCAAACCCCCCAAAtcttcagccagaaaaaaaaaaaaaagaatggatcacTGGATCGATGGGGAGATTTCTGTCTGCTCCTCCTACTGCCACCTCTTTCTTGCTATTTCCTGCCCGAGGAAACCTGACATCAGCCCAAAAGTATCTCTGGAAATGGGTAGGAGGGAGCCTTACACCTGTCAGCGCCAGAGAAGAAAGTGCGCTCTGCAGAGTTCTCAGTTGTTCCATCTCTTgcgatgaaaggaagaaaaggagcgaATCCGCCACAGATTTACTGGAGACCAGGGTTACTTCATCGAGTTCCGGCCTCAGTAACCCCTGAAGACCAAAGATGCATTTCCATTCCCAGCATTTCTTGTTGGCGTCTTTCCCTACaggctagcccagtgcctggccccgGAGAAGTCTCTGCGTAAAGGTTCTTTAGGTCATAAATCAGgctcctgtgtgtatgtgtgtttttcttaggaaaaactgGCACAGACGAATTAGCAGTACAGACTGGGGTCTCCCTACTACCCTTCATGCTTGGCGGCATCACCTTCGACTACCTCGCATTCTCCCGGCGCTGACAGTCCTGGCTCCGGACCTCAGGGTTGGAAGCAGTCAGCCCCAGCTAGAACCACCCTGTCCGGGGCTGATGCCACCCTGTGCCTAGAATGTGCGTGTGGGTGCAGGCGGTCGAGCGAGCGGCTTCTACAGTGAGACCGAAGCAGGAGCTCAGCCTTCGCCTGCGACCTGCAATCCCCAGATTCCCTGGGGACCTCGCAACTCCCAATCGGAGgtactcccccccccccacagccgCCCACCCATTCCCTCCCCCCTTACCTCAGCACGCAGCCCCTCCCTGCGTGATGATGCAAAACCCTGGGGAGGGTGGGcgctgggaagggtggggagagcctgagagcgagcgagggtgggagggagtgggcgGAGGAGGAGACGGAGCCGAACGCGCATTTAAAGCGATAGCCATCCTCGCTCTCTCCCCAGTGCTGGGCTGTTGGAGAGCTCGAGCTGCAAGCCACCGAGCGCGAGCTCGAGCGCGGCGCGCTGGCCGGGGAACCCAAGAGCGCACGGCGCCCCAAGCTGACAGGCGCTGCGGGACCCCCCACCCTCGCCGGCTGCCCTTCCCCGGGCGCCCCTACCCTCCTCGCCCGCAGGAGACCCTGGGCTTCCCCGGAGGAGCTCACCCCAAGGGACCAGGACTCCGGCGAGCCCGCCACCGTCCCCTCGAGTGCCGCCGCCACCACCGCAGCTGCGGGAGCAGCATGGTCCGCTGGGGAAGCTGCTCCGCGCCCTGACTCTGGTGACGGTTCCCTGCTGCGTGCTGGAGGTGCTTCTGTGcgcgctggcggcggcggcgcgcggccAGGAGATGTACGCCCCGCACTCCATTCGGATCGAGGGGGACGTCACCCTCGGGGGGCTGTTCCCGGTGCACGCGAAGGGTCCCAGCGGAGTGCCCTGCGGCGACATCAAGAGGGAGAACGGGATGCACAGGCTGGAAGCGATGCTCTACGCCCTGGACCAGATCAACAGCGATCCCAACCTGCTGCCCAACGTGACGCTGGGAGCGCGGATCCTGGACACTTGTTCCAGGGACACTTATGAGCTCGAACAGTCGCTCACTTTCGTCCAGGCGCTCATCCAGAAGGACACCTCCGAAGTGCGCTGCACCAACGGCGAGCCTCCGGTTTTCGTCAAGCCCGAGAAAGTAGTTGGAGTGATTGGGGCTTCGGAGAGTTCGGTCTCCATCCTGGTAGCCAACATCCTGAGGCTTTTCCAGGTAGGGGGGCGCTCCCTCCGGGGCAGAGCGCGCCGTAGCTCCCCGCGCTCTTTATCCTGAAGGCTGGCTTGGACTCCAGGGGTGCGGGGTCTGGTCAGCCTTCGCTCATTTCCACCCTGGAGATCCTGCCGaatccctcccacctcacccgAGGAGGTACTTTCCCTGCTTGATTCATTTCCCTTCCATCTCTCCCCTGTCCGCGCTCCACTCCATCCGGCTTGACATTCTGGATTTATGGCCCCATTGACAAGAAACAGTCTCCGAAAAACAAGGCGATGATTTAAATGGGTTTGCATTCGAGTGAAATATGGTTCCAAAACAGGCTTGTAAAAGTGCCGGGCTCCTGTGAGAGCCACTTAGGCGCAAGGAATATGAAAGATGAGAAGACGCCTAGAAACTAGGCAATTCTCAActccccagcttccctgccccaaGCCGCCCGACAAGCTGCAGCTGCCTTGGAAAATTTCGAGAAGAGCTTAGGGAGGCAGTTCTTAAACCGAAGGCTAGGTCTTCACCTACATTTGGACGTGAATTGCCCATTTCGCTCGGGTTGGATTTCCCGACCTGTCACCTATCTCTGCGAGGGCATGGGGCGGAAGGCGTGGGGACTGTCCTCAAGCGGGGAGAAGCCACCCGCAGACGTGCCCCCGGGTGATTTGCTCTGGGCAGTTGTTTGCACCGTCTAAACTGCCTTTGCGATCCGGCCACTGGCAGGAGCCGGGCGATCAGCTTTCTACTCCTGCCAGCTCAGAGC
This portion of the Globicephala melas unplaced genomic scaffold, mGloMel1.2 SCAFFOLD_226, whole genome shotgun sequence genome encodes:
- the LOC115850539 gene encoding metabotropic glutamate receptor 7-like isoform X1, with protein sequence MYAPHSIRIEGDVTLGGLFPVHAKGPSGVPCGDIKRENGMHRLEAMLYALDQINSDPNLLPNVTLGARILDTCSRDTYELEQSLTFVQALIQKDTSEVRCTNGEPPVFVKPEKVVGVIGASESSVSILVANILRLFQVDGRYGIRKRM